Below is a window of Lacibacter sp. H407 DNA.
GTAACACGTGCACAAAGAGCCATGCTTTTTGCCAGCCTTTTCGGTTAGTCCACTTAACAGCTGGGTTAAACGGATCGAAGATCAATGCGATTCCCAGGTTGGATGCTGCGGTAAAAATATCCTTACTTACAAACAGAAAGTAAAGACTTAATAAAACGAATGCCACATAACCCCAGCGGTTGATCGCAGGGCTGATGTCTTTTGCAGTTGTTTTTTCTGTTGTCATGTTTTTCTTTTCTGATAGGTAGACGTCACAAGAAATTTGTTACAACCTTCAATGTTAAGAAATCATGATCTGCCTTTGTTTGCCACAAAGACACAAAAGCACAAAGCGGCACAAAGAAGAAAATCAAATTGATCATTCCTCTAACGGAGTGTTTCACTGTATGCCTTATCCGATAGATATTGGTTTTTGTCTTTTTTTCTTCTTCGTGTTCCTTCCTGCCTTCGTGTTTCCGTGGCAACTATTCACCAACAAAAAAAACGGCCGTCAGAAAATATCCAACGGCCGTTCAATTATGATCAGTAGTAAAAATTAATGTTACTGTTTGCGCTGTGGCAAATGCACCGGCTTTAAACGAATGATGTGCAAAGCATGCATCACACGCATAATCAGAAAGGTAAGATCGAACTCATACCACTTCCGTGCAAAGTTGGCATTGTCTTTATCCTTGTGGTGATTGTTTTGAAACAATTCGCCCATCAGCAATACACCCCATGGCGTTGTGTTCTTACTGTGGTCTTCAATTTTAAAATTGCGGTAACCCAACTTATGACCAAACCAGTTTACAATAGCACCTTGGATAGGGCCCATCAAAAAATGAATCGGCAACAAGAGGAACCACCAGAAGCTTGGTGCAAAAAAGAAATAGAAGGCAACATACCCTGCAATAAAAAAGCCACGGGTAATATTGTTATGGCCAAACTTATCGAGCTTATCCCAAACAGGTAAGTACTCACGTGTAAATTCGGGATCGGGTACATTTTTACCGGTAACAAATCCACTGAAGATACGTGCTGTGTGCACCATCATTTGCCAGATATCTTTAAAGAAATGCGGAGAGTGCGGATCTTTCTCCGTGTCGCTGTACGCATGGTGCATGCGATGCATCACCGCATATGCACGTGGAACTAAAAACGAAGAACCCTGTACAA
It encodes the following:
- a CDS encoding fatty acid desaturase, whose product is MTAILLFFTLHWFLSLFFHSFFLHRYASHQMYTAKPGWEKTFYFLTWFVQGSSFLVPRAYAVMHRMHHAYSDTEKDPHSPHFFKDIWQMMVHTARIFSGFVTGKNVPDPEFTREYLPVWDKLDKFGHNNITRGFFIAGYVAFYFFFAPSFWWFLLLPIHFLMGPIQGAIVNWFGHKLGYRNFKIEDHSKNTTPWGVLLMGELFQNNHHKDKDNANFARKWYEFDLTFLIMRVMHALHIIRLKPVHLPQRKQ